Proteins encoded in a region of the Stieleria neptunia genome:
- a CDS encoding PQQ-binding-like beta-propeller repeat protein, with the protein MNMMRHLICIAIFAGLSIPSASQGEDSWPTFRGADRTGVSEDTGLLDQWPSDGPKLIWTAEGAGRGYASVAISAGKLFTLGDGLSTADDDDEYLVCFDQKTGRHLWHSKTGSPWTSGKESWQSSRSTPTVDGDRVYVVTAYGELICFSTAGQEQWRRHLKDDLGGKKADGWGYSESVLIDGEKLICTPGGPQCTMAALDKLTGETLWTCVRAEDRGAGHASVVPSTVGDTKVYVQTTGSGPMGVRADDGKLLWSYEIQRTTAVIPTPIVKGDLVFSSAGYGTGGALLRQIPDGDGVTAAELYPPNPKLGNKHGGIVLVGDFLYGDSEDQGIPFCAELMTGRTEWKSRGSGKKSASVTAADGKLFIRFSDGTVALVPASPDEYEEQGSFKIPGSGERPSWAHPVVVGGKLYLREGDQIFCYDVSK; encoded by the coding sequence ATGAACATGATGCGTCATCTGATTTGCATTGCGATCTTCGCCGGTCTGTCCATCCCGTCCGCTTCCCAGGGCGAAGACAGCTGGCCGACCTTTCGTGGCGCCGACCGAACCGGGGTTTCCGAAGACACCGGTCTGCTGGACCAGTGGCCCAGCGACGGTCCCAAATTAATTTGGACCGCCGAAGGTGCCGGACGTGGCTATGCCAGCGTCGCGATCTCGGCGGGCAAACTGTTCACACTCGGCGATGGACTCTCCACCGCCGATGACGATGATGAATACCTGGTCTGCTTCGATCAAAAAACCGGCCGACATCTGTGGCACAGCAAGACGGGCTCGCCGTGGACCAGCGGCAAAGAATCCTGGCAAAGCTCGCGCAGCACACCCACCGTCGACGGTGATCGCGTCTATGTCGTCACCGCGTATGGCGAATTAATCTGCTTCAGCACCGCCGGGCAAGAACAATGGCGGCGTCACCTGAAAGACGATCTGGGCGGCAAGAAAGCCGATGGCTGGGGCTACAGCGAATCCGTTTTGATCGACGGAGAAAAACTGATCTGCACCCCCGGCGGTCCCCAGTGCACGATGGCGGCACTGGACAAATTGACCGGTGAAACCCTCTGGACCTGCGTCCGCGCGGAAGATCGTGGTGCCGGACACGCGTCGGTCGTCCCTTCAACGGTCGGCGACACCAAAGTGTATGTCCAAACGACCGGCAGCGGACCAATGGGCGTTCGCGCCGATGATGGAAAACTGTTGTGGTCCTACGAAATCCAACGCACCACCGCCGTGATTCCCACCCCGATCGTCAAGGGCGACCTGGTGTTCAGTTCTGCCGGCTACGGCACCGGCGGCGCCCTGCTCCGTCAAATCCCCGATGGGGACGGCGTGACCGCAGCAGAACTCTATCCGCCGAACCCCAAACTGGGCAACAAGCACGGCGGCATCGTGCTGGTCGGCGACTTCCTGTACGGCGACTCAGAAGACCAGGGAATCCCGTTCTGTGCCGAATTGATGACCGGCCGGACCGAATGGAAATCGCGTGGGTCCGGGAAGAAATCGGCGAGCGTCACCGCCGCCGACGGAAAACTCTTCATCCGCTTCAGCGACGGCACCGTCGCGCTGGTCCCGGCATCACCGGATGAGTACGAAGAACAAGGCAGTTTCAAAATCCCCGGCAGCGGCGAGCGTCCCAGCTGGGCACACCCCGTCGTCGTCGGCGGCAAACTCTATCTCCGCGAAGGCGACCAGATCTTCTGCTACGATGTCAGTAAGTAG
- a CDS encoding RNA polymerase sigma factor — protein MIAPSHFHHPDDLDAQLMFRIKNGEHEVFERLVRRNRSTVLRFIRHFQAPSLVDPEDLTQQVFLRVYKARHTYRATAKFSSWLYTITRNVVSNTNRQLARRREISIQGVSDAKFERQTPFEISVNSDPANNLIRSECRRAVHRAMTRLGRRQQEALRLVHFQGYSYLAAAQELMLSEMALKSLVQRARTGLKKSLQQEHGEDIDDMLRACAPCHRTSFALKRS, from the coding sequence ATGATCGCCCCCAGCCACTTTCATCATCCGGATGATCTCGATGCCCAGTTGATGTTCAGGATTAAGAATGGCGAGCACGAAGTGTTTGAGCGGTTGGTGCGACGCAATCGATCGACGGTCCTGCGGTTCATTCGGCATTTCCAGGCGCCCAGCCTAGTCGACCCGGAGGACCTGACCCAACAGGTTTTTCTGCGGGTGTACAAGGCGCGGCACACGTACCGAGCGACGGCCAAGTTTTCCAGTTGGCTGTACACCATCACCCGAAACGTCGTCTCCAACACCAATCGACAACTGGCCAGGCGTCGCGAGATTTCCATCCAAGGGGTGTCCGACGCCAAGTTCGAGCGTCAAACCCCGTTTGAGATCTCCGTCAACTCGGACCCGGCCAATAATCTGATCCGCAGCGAATGTAGACGTGCCGTGCATCGAGCCATGACCCGACTGGGCCGGCGTCAGCAGGAGGCCCTGCGATTGGTTCATTTTCAGGGCTACAGCTATCTGGCCGCCGCACAGGAATTGATGCTGTCGGAAATGGCCCTCAAATCTCTCGTTCAGCGTGCCCGAACCGGACTGAAAAAATCGCTGCAGCAGGAACATGGCGAAGACATCGACGATATGCTGAGAGCTTGCGCCCCCTGTCACCGAACGTCCTTCGCGCTCAAACGGTCGTGA